In one Oscillospiraceae bacterium genomic region, the following are encoded:
- the blaI_2 gene encoding transcriptional regulator, with amino-acid sequence MERLSRLPEAELTVMRAVWALPAPAATGAVRAQLERERPWNLSALQTLLSRLAEKGYLASEMAGRQRAWTPLVAEREYLAFENRPFLGKRPGAALSSLVASLYEENAIGRDDLEELRAFLDRAIAGEEAPS; translated from the coding sequence ATGGAACGCCTGTCCCGTCTGCCCGAGGCCGAGCTCACCGTCATGCGGGCGGTGTGGGCCCTGCCCGCCCCCGCCGCCACCGGGGCCGTGCGGGCCCAGCTGGAGCGGGAGCGCCCCTGGAACCTGTCCGCCCTGCAGACCCTGCTCTCCCGGCTGGCCGAGAAGGGCTATCTGGCCTCGGAGATGGCCGGGCGGCAGCGGGCCTGGACCCCCCTGGTGGCCGAGCGGGAGTACCTGGCCTTTGAAAACCGCCCCTTTCTAGGCAAGCGGCCGGGCGCCGCCCTCTCCTCCCTGGTGGCCTCCCTGTACGAGGAAAACGCCATCGGCAGGGACGATCTGGAGGAGCTGCGCGCCTTCCTGGACCGCGCCATCGCAGGAGAGGAGGCCCCCTCATGA
- the ppa gene encoding inorganic pyrophosphatase: MSNIWHDISPKRITPEDFVAVIEIPKGSKKKYELDKETGLIILDRVLHTSTHYPANYGFIPRTYGDDGDPLDVLVLCSEAMDPLTLVQCYPIGYISMLDGGKNDEKIIAIPFADPTYNTFHDLMDLPGHIFDEMAHFFTVYKALEGKEAMAGDVNDRAAAVKVIQQAMDHYVECFQGKKTEEDAPRQSSR; encoded by the coding sequence ATGTCGAATATCTGGCATGACATCAGCCCCAAGCGCATCACCCCGGAGGACTTCGTGGCGGTCATCGAAATTCCCAAGGGCAGCAAGAAAAAGTACGAGCTGGACAAGGAGACCGGCCTTATCATCCTGGACCGGGTGCTCCACACCTCCACCCACTACCCCGCCAACTACGGCTTCATCCCCCGCACCTACGGCGACGACGGCGACCCCCTGGACGTGCTGGTGCTCTGCTCCGAGGCCATGGACCCCCTGACCCTGGTGCAGTGCTACCCCATCGGCTACATCTCCATGCTGGACGGGGGCAAGAACGACGAGAAGATCATCGCCATCCCCTTCGCCGACCCCACCTACAACACCTTCCACGACCTGATGGACCTGCCGGGGCACATCTTTGACGAGATGGCCCACTTCTTCACGGTGTACAAGGCCCTGGAGGGCAAGGAGGCCATGGCCGGGGACGTGAACGACCGCGCCGCCGCCGTCAAGGTCATCCAGCAGGCCATGGACCACTACGTGGAGTGCTTCCAGGGCAAAAAGACCGAGGAGGACGCGCCCCGGCAGTCCAGCCGCTGA